TGTGCCCGCGATAACCAGGGTCGGAATCCGTACTGGTGCGGTTGGCTGTCGGAAGACGTGCTGGCGACGGTGCAGGATTCGTATTGCTTCCGTCCTGAACCGGACATGACGCAGCGCCAGTGGTGCTATCTGCTCGGCGGTGATAGTCAGGGCAAAGACTGGCTGAGCCAGACCATATACGGCGCGCAGATCTCGCTGGCCGTAGGTGTCGTCGGCGCGACCATGAGCCTGATCGTCGGCCTGATCTACGGGCTGGTAGCCGGGTTCTACGGTGGCCGTCTCGACAACCTCATGATGCGTATCGTGGACTTCATGTACGGCATCCCCTATCTGGTGCTGGTCATTCTGCTTCAGGTGTTCTTCACCCAGATTGCACGCGAATATCAAGATCAGGGGAGGAGCGGCTTCGTCGGATTTGTCCTTGATCTGAACAAGGACATGGGCGGACTCTTGTTCCTGTTCTTTGCGCTCGGCTCGTTAAGCTGGATCGGTATGGCGCGCCTGGCACGCGGCCAGGTGTTGGCCTTCCGCGAGAAGGAATTCGTCGAAGCCGCGCGCGCCGTGGGCGCCAGCGACCGCCGGATTATCTTCGTGCACCTGCTGCCGAACGTGATCGGCCCACTGATCGTGGCCGAAACGCTGGCAATACCCGGTTATATCTTCACCGAGGCATTCCTGAGCTTCATCGGCCTCGGTGTGCAGCCGGGTGTGCCCAGTTGGGGCGCGATGATCAGTGAGGTGCGCGAGCGCGGAGCCTATTACTCGAACCGCCACCTGCTGATCGTGCCGAGTATTGCCCTGGTGCTGACGACGCTGGCTTTTAATTTCCTGGGCGACGGCTTGCGCGACGCCCTTGACCCCCGCCTGCGTGGTACGTAGGTGAGAATAATCGCGTGATGAGGAGAGCACTTAACGTGACCAAAAAGACGACGCGTATTTCTTCCGGGGGATTGTTGCTGGTGGTTGCATCGCTGCTGTTCGCCAGCCTGGCTTGCTATTCCGGGCAGATTCCCGGCGTGTTCGAGCTGACCCCCTACTACACCGAAACGCCACTGCCAGCGCCTGAAAACGCGCGTTTTCAGGTGGGCGATACGGCCCTGACATCTCAAGAGACGCAATCTCTGTTTAACCTGACGGCCTATCCTGAGCCGCTTCAGCGCAGCCTGATCAATTCGAAGGCGATGTGCCTGCCCAACACCAGCGCGCGCGTGCTGTACGCCGGTCAAGGTGGCGATGGCAACGTGTACTATCTGGTGGAGTGTGGCGGGTCTGCCGGTTGGGCGGTGGATCAGCGTCTGGCCGGACCGCTGGAATTCGCGACGGGCGACCTGGCCCTGACCATTCTGGCAGAAGGCGAAACGCAGATCCGGGTGCTGGACAAAAACAGCAATTTCCAGCCCGCGATGCTGCTCACTTGCTCGCCGGGTGCGGTGGTCTCGATCCTCAGCATCGAAGCGGTGGACGTGGACGATGACGGCATCAAGGACGTCTTCTATAACGTCGACTGCGGCGCGGGGCCGGGCTATCTGACCTCCGCGAATCTGGCCGGGCCGCTGGAACTGGACAAGGGCGACCGCGCCCTGGCGATTCCTGAAGAGGGTGTGTCGGACGGTACGTACCGCCTGGCGAGCGAAGCCGAGCCGATAAGCGCCGAGAACGCCGTCGAAGGCGACTGCCGCGTTGGGTCGATTCTGGTGACCGAAGGCATCCAGCTCGTGGGCGACACGGTTTACTACCAGATGACGTGCGGCGACATCGAAGGCTGGACGACGCAGGAAAACTTCGTCGGTCCGCTGCTGTATGATGTCGACGATAATGTGGTCATTTACATGCCTGCAATCCCGATCTTCGAGGACGAGCTGCCGAGCGTCACGGGCGACGAGGAAATCGCGGCGGAAGACGAAGCAGCCGCCGACGAAGCCGTCGTCGAGGAACCGACTCCGGTAGAGGATACGACCGTAGTTGACACGACAACCGGTGAAGAAGAACGGACCGTCGTACAGTATACACCGCCACTGGAACTGACCGATAACCCCGGCCCAGTGGAGACGGACGGCGACCAGACTAACGTCGTCGGGCAGTGTCTTTCGGGCACTGCCGCGCATATCCTGGAATTCACCGGCGCGGATACGGTCTACTACAAGGTGACCTGCGACGAGTGTACCGAGACGACCACGGACGAAAACGGCAACGCAGTCTGCGCGCAGTCTGTGACGCACGAAGGCTGGGCGGAACAGCGCTACCTGCAGGGGCCGCTGGCGTTCATGCCGGGCGAACATGCAATGCTCAAGGACACCGGCGATACGGATGACGAGGGTAACTCCGTCGCACGTATTCCGCTTCAGCCGACGTACATCGTGGGCAGCAACACGCAGCTGGCCGGGCGCTGTCCGCTGGACGAGGGCGTTGACATCATCGGTCTGCGCACCGAGAAAGACCGCACGCGCAACGCATTTAGCTTCTACTATCAGGTCCAATGCCAGGGCAATCTTGCCACCTCCGACGGCTTCAATACGGAGGGTACGGATATCGTGACCGGCTGGGCCAGCGAACGCAGCCTGGTGGTTCCCGAAGACTAAACTGCACATTGATAACCCGGCGCGGTGTACCCCATCGCGTCGGGAAAAAGGTATGAGACGATGAGTGCAACCGTATCAGAAAAGCAGCAAAAAATTAAGGTGCAGCGCGGTTTTTCGACCTATCTCGACGCGATCGTGCGGGCGCTGGGCGGCGCAAGCATGCTCAAGTTCCTGATCCGGCGCTTGCTGGCAGCGATCCCGGTGCTGTTCGCAATCACGCTGGTGACCTTCGCGTTGACGCACCTTCTGCCGGGCGGCCCGTTCGACGCGGTCGGCCAGCGCCGCATGCCGGAATACATGGTCCGTCAGCTCGAAGAGAAGTTCGGGATGAACAAGCCGCTGTTCATCAATACGTGGAGTGACGGTTACTTCCCCGATGGTGACGACTGGAAGATCATTGGTTACCACACCGAAACCAAGACTATCGGCGGCAGCGAATCGGGGCAGGTGACCGACGTGCAAGAGAGCGTTTTGCGCGTTGATCTGTTGGATTCGCAGTTCTTCACCTACCTGTGGGGCGCGCTGCACCTCGATTTCGGCCCATCGCTGAACATCGCGCTGCGCGATCAGGGTGTCATGGTCCAGGAGGAAATATCGCGCCGCCTGCCGGTGTCGATGCAGGTCGGGATGTTCGCGGTGGTGTTGGGCTTCTCGCTCGGTATTCCGTTGGGCGTGCTGGCCGCGATCTATCACAATTCGTTCGTAGACTACTTCGCCATGTTCTTCGCAGTGATCGGACAGTCAACGCCTGCCATTGTGCTGGCGCCACTGCTGATTATTATATTCGCGGTCGAGCTGGGCTGGGTCCCAGTCATCGACCAGCGAAATGTGTGGACTAATGGCCCAGAGTTCTCGGTGTACTACCTGCAAATTCTGGCGCTGCCGGTGATTACGCTCGGTGTCGGGATGAGCGCCGGGATTGCCCGCCTGACGCGTGCGAGCCTGCTCCAGGTGCTGCACGAGGACTACGTGCGCACAGCACGGGCGAAGGGTCTGCGTGAGCGCGTGGTGGTGTACGTGCACGCGCTGAAGAACGCGCTGATCCCGGTGGCGACCATCCTGGGTCCCATGCTGGCGGCGGTGCTGACGGGCACCTTCGTAGTGGAGCTGATCTTCGGCATCCCCGGCCTGGGTAAAGTCTTCGTTGACAGCGTGACCGCCCGTGACTACACCATGATCATGGGCGTGTCGCTGCTCTACTCGGTGTTCCTGATCCTGGGCAACATCCTGGTGGACATCATGTACACCTGGCTCGACCCGCGCATCCGGTTCGACTAAACCAAACGCGACCCGGTTCGCAGCAATCGATGACAGGCGAGGAGCGCAGGCACAGTCCGCGCTCCTTGTTTTGATCCGTAGGTTCACCGCCCGGCGGCGTTGTTTGTGCATTTCACCCATGCCGTTACAATTAACCAGGGTGCGAGGGCGCGCGCCAACGAGCCCGAAACGATGGACGTGAGACGCTGGTAGAGGTTCTGTGGGTGGCTGAGGAGCGAACCAGGATGTTCTACGGCAGGATGGACATTTACTGGCCGGATGGCCCGGTGGAAAGTCACCGGCTCGAAAAGCCGACGATTGCGATTGGGCGCTCGACCGGAAATGACATCGTGCTGGACACCACGGCAGTGTCGCGCTATCACACTACCGTTGCGTTCCGCTCCCAACAGGCCGCGCTCGAAGACCTCGGCTCGGTCAACGGCACCTATGTGGACGGTGTGCGGCTGGCCGCCAACGAGCCGTATCCCCTGCGCGGCGGCGAAGAGATCCAGATCGGCGATGTGCGACTGATCTTCCACCCCGTGACCGAAGAGACCCTTGCCTCCGGCGACACGACGCAACGCATCGTGCTCACACAGCCCACGTACCGCGTGCAGCTCGATGGCCCGGACATGGCCGTCGCGCCCGGCGCGCACGTGCAGGCCACGGTCCGCATCGAAAATTTGAGCGACGACGAAGATCATTATTTCCTGGAGATCGACGGGCTACCCAAGGGCTGGGCGCGCATCGATCAGGTGGAGCTGGAAGTGCCGCCGGGCGGGCAGAATCAGGCGGTGATCAGCTTCAAGCCGCTGCGCCGCAGCGAAAGCCTGCCGGGCGATCACCGGTTTATGGTACGTGTGCGGTCGCGGTCCAACCCGGTGTATACCATTGACGCGCCGACGACACTGCACGTGCTGCCCTACAGCGGCTTCGGGATGGCGCTGGGTGCGACGTCCCTCGTCAACGGCGACACGTTCAGCCTCTATGTGCACAACCAGGGCAATGCGCCGCTGCCCATCAGCGTGCAGGGCACCGATCCGGGGCGGCTGCTTCACTTCCGGCTGCCGATGTCGCATCTTACCCTCGCGCCGGGCGAGCGCCAGACGTTGAGCGGCGTGATCGGCTTGCGGCGCAGACGCTTCTTCGGGGCCAGCCGCGAGCACGAATTCTCGCTGGTCGCGCGCTCGCACGACGCCGCCGGGTTCACCGCGTCCGTGCCGGGTACGGTGAGCGAATCGGCGCTGCTGCCGGGATGGGTGCCCGCACTGGCGATTCCCGCTGTGCTGGTGCTGGCGCTGTTGGTGGTGGTCTTTGTGGCGCTGATCCTCGACCGCGCCGGTGACGACGAGCCACCCACACCACCCGTGATCAATCGCTTCGATGTGTCGAACGCTGCCCTGACATTTGGCGACGTGACCGACGTGAATTGGGACGTGGCGGACGCGGACGCGGTTGAGCTGTCCATCGCGCAGGGTGCTGTCGAACGGCGCGTGCCGCTAACCGGCGAGACCGGGCCGCTGCCGCTGACCTTCGACCACACGGGCCTTTACCAACTGACACTGCACGTGATGAATGGTGATGTGGAATCTACCGCCTCGGCGACCGTCGAGGTGCGTCCCTCGGTGACGCTGACGCTTCAGGCGGGCGACACGCTGACCCTGGTGCAGAACGCGGAACAGTCCGTGACGCTGGCCTGGACGGTGAGCGGCGCGGAGTCCGTCGAAGGTGGGGTTAACGTGCAGCTCGAAAGCTCTGATTCGACCCTGGCGCTGCCGACCGGCCCGTTGCCTGCGACCGGGTCCCAGGACGTGACCGTGACGCCGCAGTCCGAGTCGGTCGAATGGCTGGTGACGCTGACGGCTCAGGGGGCGGACGGCGTGATCGCGAGCGTGACGCAGAAGCTGCCTATCGTCGCGCCCATCTGCGAGCTGAGCGTGCCGCGTACACTGGTGCGCCGGGGTCCCGGCGAGGACTATCCGGCGGCTGCGCCCACGCTCGAACGTGCCGCAGATGGGACGATTCTGTCGCCGCTGGCACGCGACCCGTCCGGCGACTGGCTGCTGGTGGCGGTCGCGTCGGGCAGCGAGACGCGCACGGGCTGGGTGATGGCTGCCGACTTCAACTGCACCAACGTCGATCCCGGCCAGTTCGTCGTGTCCGAGGATTATCCCGCTCCGCCCGCCGTCACACCTTCTCCGACGGCGAGCAGTTCGACCGGCACACCCGATTCCATACCTGCGCTCCCGGCCAATCCGACTGGAACGACGGCCCCGACGCCACGCCCCACTCCGTCGCGGACGCCAGCCGTGGCAGGGCCGTGAGGTCGGGCTTGAACACGCGTTTTTGCTAGACTATCAGTATCTACAGCGTGCGAGGGTTCGCCGGGCGTTGGTGCGTGGCACCGGGCAGCAGGTGGGCAGGCGGTGAGAAGAATCGGCGCGCACTGCGTATCATTACAATAACCGGACCCTTCGCGCACCGATGGAACCAGAACCTGTGAATCTTCGTCCTAAGAGTGTGAAACGATCACCGCTTCTCCTACTTGTGCTGCTGACGCTTGCCCTGCCGCTACTGGCCGGATTCGCGCCGTCCCGCCAGGATGGACTGGCCGTCGATCTCGTGGCGAGCGCCGGGTATGAAGGGTACTTCCGGCAGGGGCAGTGGCTTGCAGTTCGGGCGGAGCTGACCAATCGCGGCGCGAGTCTGGACGGTGCGCTACGCGTGCGGTCGGGCGGGATCGGCGGGCTGGCGGAGACGATTTATCAGACCCCGGTTATCCTGGCGGAAGGCGTGCACAAGCAGGTGTTCCTGTATGTCTCGCCGGATACGGTCACGCAGCGGCTGCAGGTCGAGGTGGTGGATCGTAGCGGCGAGATCGCCGGGCGCGCCAACGTGCGCTTGCAGTTGGCGAACCGCAGCGATGTGCTGATTGCCGTGGTGACCGACTCGCTGCTTGGCGCGGTGGACCTGACGGCCCTGACGCCGGGTATCGGCGAGGCGCATCAGGTCAACTGGCAGGTGGCCGACATTCCGCCGCTGGCAGATGCGCTGGCCGGGCTGGACGTGCTGATGTTCCATGATGTCGACACTGGCACACTCAGCGCGGATCAACTGGACGCAATCCAGATGTGGGTCCTGCAAGGCGGCCATTTGATCGTCGCCGGGGGCGAATTCTGGCAGCGGACCACGGCGGCGTTTGGTGATTTGCTGCCCGTCACGCTGGAAGGCACGCAGCCGATCGAGACGCTGGAACCGCTCGCCGATTATCTGCGGGCGGATGCCGAACCGCTGGAGACGGGCACGACGTTGACGCGGGCGACTGTCCGGCCCGGTGCGCGGGCACTGGCGAATGGGGAGGGTGTGCCGCTGCTCGTTCGCGGGGCGCACGGCGGCGGCACGGTCGATTTTCTGGCGGTCGATCCGCAGACGGAGCCGCTGCGCTCGTGGGGGGATCTGGAACGGTTGTGGTATACGCTGCTCGCAAGCGCCGGGCAGCAGCCAAGCTGGCTATCCGGGCACGAAAGCTGGTCGA
This sequence is a window from Aggregatilinea lenta. Protein-coding genes within it:
- a CDS encoding ABC transporter permease, yielding MLDGRTGASARHTINPANLVSQDQFPDPGICARDNQGRNPYWCGWLSEDVLATVQDSYCFRPEPDMTQRQWCYLLGGDSQGKDWLSQTIYGAQISLAVGVVGATMSLIVGLIYGLVAGFYGGRLDNLMMRIVDFMYGIPYLVLVILLQVFFTQIAREYQDQGRSGFVGFVLDLNKDMGGLLFLFFALGSLSWIGMARLARGQVLAFREKEFVEAARAVGASDRRIIFVHLLPNVIGPLIVAETLAIPGYIFTEAFLSFIGLGVQPGVPSWGAMISEVRERGAYYSNRHLLIVPSIALVLTTLAFNFLGDGLRDALDPRLRGT
- a CDS encoding ABC transporter permease — protein: MSATVSEKQQKIKVQRGFSTYLDAIVRALGGASMLKFLIRRLLAAIPVLFAITLVTFALTHLLPGGPFDAVGQRRMPEYMVRQLEEKFGMNKPLFINTWSDGYFPDGDDWKIIGYHTETKTIGGSESGQVTDVQESVLRVDLLDSQFFTYLWGALHLDFGPSLNIALRDQGVMVQEEISRRLPVSMQVGMFAVVLGFSLGIPLGVLAAIYHNSFVDYFAMFFAVIGQSTPAIVLAPLLIIIFAVELGWVPVIDQRNVWTNGPEFSVYYLQILALPVITLGVGMSAGIARLTRASLLQVLHEDYVRTARAKGLRERVVVYVHALKNALIPVATILGPMLAAVLTGTFVVELIFGIPGLGKVFVDSVTARDYTMIMGVSLLYSVFLILGNILVDIMYTWLDPRIRFD
- a CDS encoding FHA domain-containing protein — translated: MFYGRMDIYWPDGPVESHRLEKPTIAIGRSTGNDIVLDTTAVSRYHTTVAFRSQQAALEDLGSVNGTYVDGVRLAANEPYPLRGGEEIQIGDVRLIFHPVTEETLASGDTTQRIVLTQPTYRVQLDGPDMAVAPGAHVQATVRIENLSDDEDHYFLEIDGLPKGWARIDQVELEVPPGGQNQAVISFKPLRRSESLPGDHRFMVRVRSRSNPVYTIDAPTTLHVLPYSGFGMALGATSLVNGDTFSLYVHNQGNAPLPISVQGTDPGRLLHFRLPMSHLTLAPGERQTLSGVIGLRRRRFFGASREHEFSLVARSHDAAGFTASVPGTVSESALLPGWVPALAIPAVLVLALLVVVFVALILDRAGDDEPPTPPVINRFDVSNAALTFGDVTDVNWDVADADAVELSIAQGAVERRVPLTGETGPLPLTFDHTGLYQLTLHVMNGDVESTASATVEVRPSVTLTLQAGDTLTLVQNAEQSVTLAWTVSGAESVEGGVNVQLESSDSTLALPTGPLPATGSQDVTVTPQSESVEWLVTLTAQGADGVIASVTQKLPIVAPICELSVPRTLVRRGPGEDYPAAAPTLERAADGTILSPLARDPSGDWLLVAVASGSETRTGWVMAADFNCTNVDPGQFVVSEDYPAPPAVTPSPTASSSTGTPDSIPALPANPTGTTAPTPRPTPSRTPAVAGP